Proteins from a single region of Synechococcus sp. WH 8109:
- a CDS encoding ABC transporter ATP-binding protein, giving the protein MAALRLDLIGRYLRPHRRTVMLGAIALVVVNVLRVTIPMEVRSVVDELQEGFSYAGVLRQAGWVVLLASAMGVIRLASRQLIFGVGRQVEVDLRQRLFEHMLRQEPDWIQSKGSGEVISRATSDVENIRRLLGFAILSLTNTLLAYALTLPAMLAIDPWLTLAAVGLYPVMLSTVRLFGGRMMRQKRAQQEELSALSNLIQEDLSGIGAIKIYGQEGAEQQAFATRNRRYRDSAIQLARTQSTLFPLLQGISSLSVLLLLAIGSGQLEAGRLSIGGLVALILYVEQLVFPTALLGFTLNTFQTGQVSLERVEELLKREPKIKDPDPSDVQPQPTAEHRGRFEARGLTVQYQGAEKNTLNGLSFCIEPGELVAVVGAVGCGKTTLARAFGRMVPLEPGQLFLDGVDVTQMPLRRLRRDVAIVPQEGFLFTSTLADNLRYGDPDASDQLVELAAEQARLADDVKGFPDGFGTIVGERGITLSGGQRQRTALGRALLMSAPVLVLDDALASVDNNTAAAILDSIRAQDDRSIVMISHQLSAAAACDRILVMENGRIVQQGHHNVLIQQPGVYKRLWERQQASQQLDALAS; this is encoded by the coding sequence ATGGCCGCCCTTCGTCTCGATCTGATCGGCCGCTATCTGCGTCCCCATCGCCGCACGGTGATGCTTGGAGCCATCGCCTTGGTGGTGGTCAACGTTCTACGGGTCACGATCCCGATGGAAGTGCGCAGCGTTGTGGACGAGCTGCAGGAGGGATTCAGTTACGCCGGAGTCCTGCGCCAGGCGGGGTGGGTTGTGCTGCTCGCCAGCGCCATGGGCGTGATCCGACTGGCCTCGCGTCAACTCATCTTCGGCGTGGGGCGCCAGGTGGAAGTGGATCTGCGTCAGCGCCTGTTCGAGCACATGCTCCGCCAGGAACCCGATTGGATTCAGAGCAAGGGCAGCGGTGAAGTGATCAGTCGCGCCACCAGCGATGTGGAAAACATCCGGCGCCTGCTCGGATTCGCGATTCTCAGCCTGACCAACACGCTGCTGGCCTATGCGCTGACGCTGCCCGCGATGTTGGCCATCGATCCGTGGCTGACCCTGGCCGCCGTCGGGCTCTACCCCGTGATGCTCAGCACAGTGCGCCTGTTCGGTGGGCGCATGATGCGTCAGAAGCGCGCGCAGCAGGAAGAACTCTCCGCCCTCAGCAACCTGATTCAGGAGGACCTCTCGGGGATCGGCGCCATCAAGATCTACGGCCAGGAGGGAGCAGAACAGCAGGCCTTCGCCACACGGAACCGCCGCTACCGCGACAGTGCCATTCAGCTGGCAAGAACACAAAGCACCCTGTTCCCGCTGCTTCAGGGAATTTCCTCCCTCTCTGTTCTTTTGCTGCTGGCCATCGGCAGCGGCCAGCTCGAAGCCGGTCGTCTGAGCATTGGAGGACTGGTCGCCCTGATCCTTTATGTGGAGCAGCTCGTCTTCCCAACGGCACTGCTGGGATTCACGCTCAACACCTTCCAGACCGGCCAGGTGAGCCTCGAGAGGGTGGAGGAATTACTGAAACGGGAACCAAAGATCAAAGACCCTGATCCCTCTGATGTTCAGCCGCAGCCAACGGCAGAACACCGGGGACGTTTTGAAGCCCGCGGCCTGACGGTCCAGTACCAGGGTGCTGAGAAGAACACCCTCAATGGCCTGAGCTTCTGCATCGAGCCAGGGGAGTTGGTGGCTGTTGTGGGGGCCGTGGGCTGCGGCAAGACCACCCTGGCTCGGGCGTTCGGTCGGATGGTTCCACTGGAACCGGGACAGCTGTTCCTGGATGGCGTGGATGTCACCCAAATGCCCCTGAGGAGGTTGCGCCGTGACGTGGCGATCGTTCCCCAGGAGGGCTTCCTGTTCACCAGCACCCTGGCGGACAACCTGCGCTACGGCGATCCTGACGCCAGTGATCAGCTGGTTGAACTGGCGGCAGAGCAAGCCCGCCTGGCTGATGACGTGAAGGGCTTCCCCGATGGTTTCGGAACCATCGTTGGCGAACGCGGCATCACTTTGAGTGGTGGACAGCGTCAACGCACAGCCTTGGGCCGGGCTCTACTGATGTCGGCGCCGGTGTTGGTCCTCGACGACGCCTTGGCGAGCGTTGACAACAACACGGCTGCGGCGATTTTGGATTCGATCCGAGCTCAGGATGACCGGAGCATCGTGATGATCAGCCATCAACTTTCAGCCGCAGCGGCCTGTGATCGCATCCTGGTGATGGAGAACGGACGCATCGTTCAACAGGGACACCACAACGTCTTGATTCAGCAGCCGGGTGTGTACAAACGGCTTTGGGAGCGTCAGCAGGCGTCGCAACAACTGGATGCGTTGGCTTCCTGA
- the msrA gene encoding peptide-methionine (S)-S-oxide reductase MsrA — MLPSWLSPRGGAESSAPATHAVLGTPLKATLMADQEEAIFACGCFWGAEKGFWRLPGVVSTAVGYAGGQTEQPSYNEVCSGRTGHTEVVRVVWSRPALDFSDLLKLFWECHDPTQGNRQGNDTGSQYRSAIYTFNPEHLQLALASRDAYQVALSAKGYGAITTEILADQTFYFAEDYHQQYLAKPGSRPYCSAMPTQTLLGDFEGSNYKLPKQVWDKYDWSISHCVLRSDNSPIALS; from the coding sequence ATGCTCCCTTCCTGGCTGTCTCCCCGCGGCGGCGCCGAATCCTCTGCACCGGCAACGCATGCCGTGTTGGGGACGCCGCTGAAGGCCACACTGATGGCTGACCAGGAGGAAGCAATCTTTGCCTGTGGGTGCTTTTGGGGTGCTGAAAAGGGATTTTGGCGACTCCCTGGGGTGGTGAGCACTGCTGTGGGATATGCGGGAGGCCAGACCGAGCAACCGAGCTACAACGAGGTCTGCTCCGGCAGAACCGGACACACGGAAGTGGTGCGAGTGGTATGGAGCCGACCCGCCCTCGACTTCAGCGACCTGCTGAAACTGTTCTGGGAGTGCCACGACCCCACCCAGGGCAACAGGCAAGGCAACGACACCGGCAGCCAATACCGATCAGCCATCTACACGTTCAATCCGGAGCATCTGCAACTGGCCCTGGCCAGCCGAGACGCCTATCAAGTCGCCCTCTCGGCCAAGGGCTACGGGGCCATCACCACCGAAATCCTGGCGGACCAGACCTTCTATTTCGCCGAGGACTATCACCAGCAGTACCTCGCCAAACCAGGCAGCCGCCCCTACTGCTCCGCGATGCCAACCCAGACGCTGCTTGGTGACTTCGAGGGATCGAACTACAAACTCCCGAAGCAGGTCTGGGACAAGTACGACTGGTCCATCAGTCACTGCGTGCTTCGATCCGACAACAGCCCTATCGCCCTTAGCTGA
- the pstS gene encoding phosphate ABC transporter substrate-binding protein PstS produces the protein MMQQITQTVLARRSLVVLSLSVLALGLAACGGSSSVSRLNAAGASFPAKVYQSWFADLAGSGGTNVNYQAVGSGSGRKAFIDRTVDFAASDDPIKEADRKQVSQGVVQIPMVGGTIAFGYNKPGCELQLTQQQAVEVAIGGISDWRELGCEAGTITWVHRSDGSGTTKAFADSMQAFSPDWTLGTGKSVKWPVGVGAKGNSGVAGVIANREGAIGYVNQSYIKGNVKAAAVQNKSGEFLQPSVEAGAKALNGIELDQHLAGSNPNPEAAGAYPIATLTWVLAYANGNGANAEAVQEVFNYMLDDATQNRAAALGFVPLRGSILEKSRSAVAGIQP, from the coding sequence ATGATGCAGCAAATCACTCAAACGGTTTTGGCACGTCGTTCCCTGGTTGTATTAAGCCTGAGCGTCCTCGCTCTTGGCCTTGCCGCCTGTGGCGGTAGTTCCAGTGTGTCCAGACTCAATGCGGCAGGAGCCTCCTTCCCCGCCAAGGTTTACCAGAGCTGGTTCGCCGATCTCGCCGGCTCCGGTGGAACCAACGTGAACTATCAGGCGGTGGGTTCTGGTTCCGGTCGCAAAGCCTTCATTGATCGCACCGTTGATTTCGCCGCTTCAGACGACCCGATCAAGGAGGCTGACCGCAAGCAGGTGAGCCAAGGGGTGGTCCAGATCCCGATGGTGGGGGGAACAATCGCCTTTGGGTACAACAAGCCAGGTTGCGAGCTTCAACTCACCCAGCAACAGGCGGTGGAGGTGGCCATCGGCGGCATCAGCGATTGGAGGGAGCTCGGCTGCGAAGCGGGCACGATCACCTGGGTGCATCGCTCGGATGGCTCCGGCACCACCAAGGCGTTCGCTGATTCCATGCAGGCGTTCTCACCGGATTGGACCCTCGGCACCGGCAAATCGGTGAAGTGGCCGGTGGGCGTGGGGGCCAAGGGTAATTCCGGAGTAGCAGGAGTGATCGCGAACCGTGAGGGTGCGATCGGCTACGTGAATCAGTCGTACATCAAGGGGAATGTGAAGGCTGCTGCGGTGCAGAACAAATCCGGTGAATTTCTCCAGCCCTCCGTGGAGGCCGGTGCCAAAGCCCTCAACGGCATTGAGCTTGATCAGCATCTGGCGGGCAGCAATCCCAATCCGGAGGCCGCTGGTGCTTATCCCATCGCAACACTCACCTGGGTGTTGGCATATGCAAACGGCAATGGCGCTAACGCCGAGGCTGTGCAGGAAGTCTTCAACTACATGCTTGACGACGCCACCCAGAATCGGGCGGCGGCCCTGGGCTTTGTCCCTCTCCGGGGCAGCATCCTTGAAAAATCCCGCAGTGCTGTGGCAGGCATTCAGCCCTGA
- a CDS encoding 3'-5' exonuclease encodes MPEQLDLLAGFSRPQAEPRTETTPLPAPPAAEPEAKADEPEDAPKASPTTLLIIDTETSGLDPLQDQCLELGCILFDVPSRSVLAQQSFLLPVDSNAAEAINRIPAAVTRRPQPWREALVWFEHLLDAADLLVAHNAAFDRQWFGLGVVPATATPWLCTMEDIRWPAERQLRSRPSVRDLALAYGVPVWAAHRALSDCIYIAEVFARCDDLEQLLERGLEPRQLMRARVSFEERHLAKAAGFRWNDPIKGAWTRRLSDREVAELEFPVAPVELEADRLSA; translated from the coding sequence ATGCCTGAACAGCTCGATTTGCTTGCGGGATTTTCAAGGCCTCAGGCGGAGCCCCGAACAGAGACAACGCCGTTGCCTGCTCCGCCAGCCGCTGAACCCGAAGCCAAGGCTGATGAGCCAGAGGACGCGCCAAAGGCCTCACCTACCACCCTTCTTATCATCGACACCGAGACCTCCGGTTTGGATCCGCTGCAGGACCAATGCCTTGAGCTGGGCTGCATTTTGTTTGATGTGCCGAGTCGCTCGGTGCTGGCCCAGCAATCGTTTCTTCTGCCGGTGGACTCCAACGCGGCAGAGGCAATCAACCGGATCCCCGCCGCCGTCACCCGCAGGCCCCAGCCCTGGCGGGAGGCGCTGGTGTGGTTTGAGCATCTGCTGGACGCTGCCGATCTGCTGGTGGCTCATAACGCGGCCTTCGATCGTCAGTGGTTCGGTCTTGGAGTTGTGCCGGCCACCGCTACACCGTGGCTCTGCACCATGGAAGACATCCGCTGGCCGGCGGAGCGTCAGTTGCGTTCGCGCCCCTCAGTGCGGGACTTGGCCCTGGCTTACGGCGTCCCGGTCTGGGCGGCCCACCGAGCCCTCAGCGATTGCATCTACATCGCGGAAGTCTTCGCCCGCTGTGACGATCTTGAGCAGCTGTTAGAGCGGGGCCTGGAACCCCGCCAGTTGATGCGTGCCCGGGTGTCGTTCGAAGAACGACACCTCGCCAAAGCAGCGGGTTTCCGTTGGAACGATCCGATCAAGGGGGCCTGGACCCGTCGTTTGAGCGATCGTGAGGTGGCGGAGCTGGAGTTTCCGGTTGCGCCCGTTGAGCTCGAAGCCGATCGCCTCAGCGCCTGA
- a CDS encoding peroxiredoxin: MALGIGDRLPSFSLEDQNGDLRTPVSVQGRWLVLFFYPKDDTPGCTAEACSFRDNAEIFAALDAEVWGISGDDAFSHRRFAARHNLTFPLLCDRNNALRREMGVPKALGLLPGRVTYIVDGEGVIRHTFSNLLDGPSHVREAQRVLNQLRG, encoded by the coding sequence ATGGCCCTCGGGATCGGCGACCGGCTCCCCTCCTTCAGCCTGGAGGATCAGAACGGTGACCTTCGCACTCCCGTCTCGGTGCAGGGCCGCTGGCTGGTGCTGTTCTTCTATCCCAAGGACGACACACCAGGCTGCACGGCTGAAGCCTGCAGCTTCCGCGACAACGCAGAGATCTTTGCTGCCCTCGATGCAGAGGTCTGGGGCATCAGCGGTGATGACGCCTTCAGCCACCGCCGTTTCGCCGCCCGCCACAACCTCACGTTTCCGCTGCTGTGCGACCGCAACAACGCCCTGCGCCGCGAGATGGGTGTGCCCAAAGCCCTTGGTCTGCTGCCCGGTCGCGTCACCTACATCGTTGATGGCGAGGGGGTGATCCGTCACACCTTCAGCAACCTCCTGGATGGCCCGTCCCACGTGCGTGAAGCACAGCGTGTGCTGAATCAGCTGCGCGGTTGA
- a CDS encoding DUF1350 family protein, translated as MANWRQLGAIWQLRPAEPTGLIEFIGGSYLAATPQISYRRLLEELAADGLTVHAWAYVPGFDHQRQARDAWSAFRSARRQLEERCGALAAPLRLGHSLGCKLHLLAPDGGRGSRALVAVSFNNFNANRSIPLLGELAPRLGVETEFSPSPAETLRLISRHYQQERNLVVRFGRDELDQSGDLIQALRERPSDASSTLELPGDHLTPASAGLRRSFLGDWADDPRRVAIIRQLSRTIGQAIRP; from the coding sequence ATGGCCAACTGGCGTCAGCTGGGTGCGATCTGGCAACTGCGGCCGGCCGAACCCACGGGATTGATCGAATTCATAGGCGGCAGCTATCTGGCGGCCACCCCCCAGATCAGCTACCGCAGGCTGCTTGAAGAGCTGGCGGCGGACGGGTTGACTGTGCATGCCTGGGCCTATGTGCCTGGGTTCGATCATCAACGTCAGGCCCGCGATGCCTGGAGTGCCTTCCGCTCAGCGCGTCGCCAACTTGAGGAGCGCTGCGGGGCCCTTGCAGCTCCGCTGCGGCTTGGCCACAGCCTGGGTTGCAAGCTTCACCTGCTGGCCCCCGATGGGGGTCGCGGCAGCAGGGCTCTGGTGGCTGTGAGCTTCAACAACTTCAACGCCAATCGCTCGATTCCCTTGCTGGGGGAACTGGCACCAAGGCTCGGGGTGGAAACCGAGTTCAGCCCAAGCCCAGCTGAAACGCTTCGCTTGATAAGCCGCCACTACCAACAGGAGCGGAACCTGGTGGTGCGCTTCGGGCGCGATGAACTGGATCAAAGCGGCGATCTGATCCAGGCCTTGAGAGAACGTCCCTCCGACGCCAGCTCAACCCTGGAGCTGCCCGGTGATCACCTCACCCCGGCCAGTGCAGGGCTGCGGCGCAGCTTTCTCGGAGACTGGGCGGATGACCCCAGGCGGGTGGCGATCATCCGTCAGCTGAGCCGAACCATCGGCCAGGCGATCAGGCCCTGA
- the acs gene encoding acetate--CoA ligase, with protein sequence MTDANTTIESVLQEQRVFEPPADTAAKARIGSLEAYRAMADAAKNDPDAFWGEAARRELHWFEPFQTVLDWSNPPFARWFEGGTTNLSYNCLDRHLDGPTAQKTALIWEGEPGDVRRFTYKELHSEVCKAANGLKAMGICKGDLVALYMPMVPEAAIAMLACARIGAPHSVVFGGFSAEALRDRLNDGEVKAVITSDGGFRKDKPVSLKPAVDAALANGACPSVTGVLVVQRTKQDVEMVSGRDQWWHDLVDVQSAACPAEPMASEDRLFVLYTSGSTGKPKGVVHTTAGYNLWAHLTFQWIFDIRDEDVFWCTADVGWITGHSYIVYGPLSNGATTVMYEGAPRPSKPGAFWELIQKHGITIFYTAPTAIRAFMKSGRSVPDQSDMSSLRLLGTVGEPINPEAWMWYRDVIGGNRCPIVDTWWQTETGGVMISPLPGATPTKPGSATLPLPGIQADIIDAEGNSCGDDEGGYLAVRAPWPGMMRTVHGNPQRFRESYWEHIRPADGSYLYFAGDGARRDADGYFWVMGRVDDVINVSGHRLGTMEIESALVSHPAVAEAAVVGRPDDLKGEGIVAFVTLEAGREGDDALVNELRAHVGTEIGPIARPDEIRCSDALPKTRSGKIMRRILRALAAGQEVTGDTSTLEDRSVLDRLRA encoded by the coding sequence GTGACCGACGCCAACACCACCATCGAAAGCGTGCTGCAGGAGCAGCGGGTGTTCGAGCCGCCAGCAGACACCGCCGCCAAAGCGCGCATCGGCAGCCTCGAGGCCTATCGGGCCATGGCCGATGCCGCCAAAAACGATCCTGATGCGTTCTGGGGTGAGGCCGCCCGTCGAGAACTGCATTGGTTCGAGCCCTTCCAAACCGTGCTCGATTGGTCGAATCCTCCGTTCGCGCGCTGGTTTGAGGGCGGGACCACGAACCTCTCCTACAACTGCCTAGACCGTCATCTCGATGGGCCAACGGCGCAGAAAACAGCGTTGATCTGGGAAGGAGAGCCGGGGGATGTGCGCCGATTCACCTACAAGGAACTGCATTCTGAGGTGTGCAAAGCCGCCAATGGCCTCAAGGCCATGGGCATCTGCAAGGGTGACCTTGTGGCGCTTTACATGCCGATGGTGCCTGAGGCGGCGATCGCCATGCTCGCCTGCGCGCGCATTGGTGCTCCCCATTCAGTGGTGTTCGGTGGCTTTTCCGCCGAAGCCCTGAGGGATCGTCTCAACGATGGTGAAGTGAAAGCGGTGATTACCTCTGATGGCGGCTTCCGCAAGGACAAGCCGGTGTCACTCAAGCCCGCTGTGGATGCGGCGCTGGCTAATGGCGCCTGCCCCTCAGTGACCGGCGTGCTTGTGGTGCAGCGCACCAAGCAGGACGTGGAGATGGTCTCTGGTCGCGATCAGTGGTGGCATGACCTGGTGGATGTTCAGAGTGCCGCCTGCCCCGCTGAGCCGATGGCCAGCGAGGACCGCTTGTTCGTGCTCTACACCTCAGGCTCCACCGGCAAGCCCAAGGGCGTTGTGCACACCACCGCCGGCTACAACCTCTGGGCCCACCTCACTTTCCAGTGGATCTTCGACATCCGGGATGAGGATGTCTTCTGGTGTACGGCCGATGTGGGTTGGATCACCGGCCACAGCTATATCGTCTACGGCCCTTTGTCGAACGGTGCAACGACGGTGATGTACGAGGGTGCACCGCGCCCGTCTAAGCCCGGTGCCTTCTGGGAGTTGATCCAGAAGCACGGAATCACAATCTTCTACACGGCTCCCACCGCAATCCGGGCGTTCATGAAGAGCGGTCGCTCCGTTCCGGACCAGTCCGACATGAGTAGCCTCCGTCTGCTCGGCACCGTCGGTGAACCGATCAATCCGGAGGCCTGGATGTGGTACCGCGACGTGATTGGAGGTAACCGCTGCCCGATCGTCGATACCTGGTGGCAGACCGAAACTGGCGGGGTGATGATCAGCCCCCTGCCGGGGGCAACGCCCACCAAGCCCGGCTCCGCCACCTTGCCCCTGCCCGGCATTCAGGCCGACATCATCGATGCTGAAGGCAATAGCTGTGGCGATGATGAAGGCGGGTACTTGGCGGTGCGTGCCCCCTGGCCTGGAATGATGCGCACCGTGCATGGCAACCCCCAACGCTTCCGCGAGAGCTATTGGGAGCACATCCGGCCTGCAGATGGGTCCTACCTCTATTTCGCGGGGGATGGTGCCCGGCGGGATGCCGATGGCTACTTCTGGGTGATGGGTCGCGTCGATGACGTGATCAACGTCTCGGGCCACCGTCTCGGCACGATGGAAATTGAATCAGCCCTGGTCAGTCACCCTGCGGTGGCGGAGGCGGCCGTCGTGGGTCGGCCCGACGACCTCAAGGGCGAAGGCATCGTGGCCTTTGTCACCCTGGAAGCGGGCCGCGAGGGCGATGACGCTCTGGTGAATGAGTTGCGCGCCCATGTGGGAACGGAAATCGGTCCGATTGCCCGGCCGGATGAGATCCGTTGCAGTGATGCCCTTCCCAAGACCCGCAGCGGCAAGATCATGCGCCGGATCCTGCGGGCCTTGGCGGCGGGTCAGGAGGTTACAGGCGACACCAGCACCCTGGAAGATCGCTCTGTTCTGGATCGCCTCAGGGCCTGA
- a CDS encoding HAD family phosphatase, with the protein MKLPPSACLFDLDGLLLDTEPLHGRGWWEAAAHFGTQLSEAQLMQLKGRRRLDCAAQVDAWLAKPVGADALLAVQQPIVRALLPNAAPMPAAQELVAHCHSRGIPMAMVTSSSREAVAFKAAPHSWLELIQERVYGDDPELDAGKPDPAPFRLAAHRLGLNPNTCWALEDSQAGSQSAHGAGCQVWLVSPKGSDEPDLNTNPCGINSLAVVLKLLC; encoded by the coding sequence ATGAAACTGCCACCTTCCGCTTGTCTATTCGATCTGGATGGGCTTCTGCTCGACACCGAGCCGCTGCATGGCAGGGGCTGGTGGGAAGCCGCGGCCCACTTCGGCACCCAGCTGAGCGAGGCCCAGTTAATGCAGCTGAAAGGCCGTCGCCGGCTCGACTGTGCGGCCCAGGTGGATGCATGGCTGGCGAAACCGGTGGGCGCGGATGCCCTGTTGGCAGTGCAGCAGCCGATCGTGCGTGCCCTGCTTCCGAATGCTGCCCCGATGCCTGCCGCGCAGGAGCTGGTGGCGCATTGCCACAGCCGGGGCATCCCCATGGCAATGGTCACCAGCAGCAGCCGCGAGGCCGTTGCGTTCAAAGCAGCACCCCATTCCTGGCTCGAGCTGATCCAGGAACGGGTCTACGGCGACGATCCCGAGCTGGACGCGGGCAAACCCGACCCCGCACCCTTTCGGCTTGCCGCCCACCGCTTGGGGCTCAACCCAAACACCTGCTGGGCCCTGGAGGATTCCCAGGCCGGCAGCCAATCGGCCCATGGAGCCGGTTGTCAGGTCTGGCTGGTAAGCCCCAAGGGCTCAGACGAACCCGACCTGAACACCAACCCCTGTGGAATTAACAGCTTGGCTGTTGTGTTGAAGCTGTTGTGTTGA
- the sds gene encoding solanesyl diphosphate synthase, translating to MSTVTELLQPVETDLETLLGDLRSLIGAGHPILQAAAEHLFSAGGKRLRPGIVLLLSRALSAQGELSPRHRRLAEITEMIHTASLVHDDVVDEASTRRGVDTVHSRFDARVAVLAGDFLFAQASWHLANLDDLDVVKLLSRVIMDLADGEVKQGLYRFDTAQTFETYLEKSYCKTASLIANSCRAAGVLSGCSPSQLDSLYQFGRQLGLAFQVVDDILDFTGSDQQLGKPAASDLASGYLTAPTFYALGEHPSLHLLIDRQFSEPGDLDKALEMVRASKAIERTRELAETFARESRESIAWLPESEAQRALMELPDFVLSRLY from the coding sequence ATGAGCACCGTTACCGAGCTACTCCAACCGGTAGAGACAGATCTTGAAACCCTGCTCGGAGACCTGCGCAGCCTGATCGGGGCAGGTCATCCCATCCTTCAGGCCGCTGCGGAGCATCTGTTCAGTGCCGGTGGCAAGCGGTTGCGCCCCGGCATTGTTCTACTTCTGTCGCGGGCCCTGTCTGCTCAGGGAGAGCTCTCGCCCCGCCACCGCCGCCTGGCTGAGATCACCGAAATGATCCATACGGCCTCGCTTGTTCATGACGATGTGGTGGATGAGGCTTCCACCCGGCGCGGGGTGGACACGGTCCACAGCCGGTTTGATGCCCGCGTTGCCGTTCTTGCCGGCGACTTCCTCTTCGCTCAGGCCAGCTGGCACCTCGCCAATCTCGATGACCTCGACGTGGTCAAGCTGCTCAGTCGCGTGATCATGGACCTCGCGGATGGGGAGGTGAAGCAGGGCCTCTACCGCTTCGACACGGCCCAAACCTTTGAGACCTACCTCGAAAAGAGTTACTGCAAGACGGCATCCTTAATTGCCAACAGCTGTCGTGCCGCAGGCGTGCTCAGTGGTTGCTCGCCGTCCCAGCTCGATAGCCTCTATCAATTCGGTCGCCAGCTGGGCTTGGCCTTCCAGGTGGTGGATGACATCCTCGATTTCACCGGAAGCGACCAGCAGCTCGGCAAGCCGGCAGCCAGTGATCTCGCCAGCGGCTATCTCACCGCGCCCACCTTCTATGCCCTAGGGGAGCATCCATCGCTGCATCTATTGATCGATCGTCAGTTTTCCGAGCCCGGTGACCTGGATAAAGCACTGGAGATGGTGCGGGCATCCAAGGCGATTGAACGCACCCGTGAGCTGGCGGAAACCTTTGCTCGCGAATCCCGTGAATCGATTGCTTGGCTGCCAGAGTCTGAGGCGCAACGCGCCTTGATGGAACTGCCGGACTTTGTGCTCAGCCGCCTGTACTGA
- the murI gene encoding glutamate racemase: MTPQLLGFFDSGLGGLTVLRRVLERHGPVPCVYLGDTARVPYGNRQPDDIRRIAAEVVGWLRNQQVSTVVMACNTTNALARDVAEGQAGVPLIGLIGAAAAMVETRRVGVLATPATVASSAYRASIEALHPGSVVIEQACPAFVPLIEAGEMNSDDLRRAAQAYLEPLLAASVDSIVLGCTHYPLLVPLLRQLVPESVQIIDPAIGVARQLDAILGPPAGISSAPRPFSLQSCRFCVTADPDGFAVRATPWLGQRPAVSLQLLQD, from the coding sequence ATGACGCCGCAACTGCTGGGGTTCTTCGACAGCGGCCTGGGAGGCCTGACGGTTCTGCGTCGGGTGCTCGAACGCCATGGACCGGTGCCCTGCGTCTACCTCGGTGACACGGCCCGGGTTCCCTATGGCAATCGTCAACCGGATGACATCCGGCGCATCGCCGCTGAAGTGGTGGGTTGGTTGCGCAACCAACAGGTCTCCACGGTGGTGATGGCCTGCAACACCACCAATGCCCTGGCGAGAGATGTAGCCGAGGGACAGGCCGGGGTACCGTTGATCGGTCTGATCGGCGCCGCCGCAGCAATGGTGGAAACGCGCCGTGTTGGCGTGCTAGCCACACCAGCCACCGTGGCCTCCTCGGCCTACCGGGCCAGCATCGAAGCGCTTCATCCCGGCTCGGTGGTGATCGAGCAGGCCTGTCCTGCCTTTGTGCCTCTGATTGAAGCCGGCGAGATGAACAGCGACGACCTGCGTCGTGCGGCCCAGGCCTATCTCGAACCCTTGCTGGCGGCTTCCGTGGACTCGATCGTGCTGGGTTGCACCCACTACCCCTTATTGGTGCCCCTGTTGCGTCAGCTGGTGCCGGAGTCGGTCCAGATCATTGACCCGGCCATCGGCGTGGCCCGTCAACTGGATGCCATTTTGGGGCCACCGGCGGGCATCTCGTCCGCTCCAAGGCCGTTTTCCCTGCAAAGCTGCCGCTTCTGCGTCACCGCGGACCCCGATGGCTTCGCAGTGCGCGCCACCCCCTGGCTGGGCCAGCGGCCTGCCGTCAGCCTTCAGCTGCTGCAGGACTGA